From a region of the Castanea sativa cultivar Marrone di Chiusa Pesio chromosome 10, ASM4071231v1 genome:
- the LOC142611616 gene encoding protein STAY-GREEN homolog, chloroplastic-like, with protein MGTLTAAPVLPSKLKQSSLFKQQSSLFLYRRSRPKQKNLTIVPVARLFGPSIFEASKLKVLFLGVDEKKHPGKLPRTYTLTHSDVTSKLTLAISQTINNSQLQGWYNRLQRDEVVAEWKKVKGKMSLHVHCHISGGHFLLDLFARLRFFIFYKELPMVLKAFVHGDGNLFNHHPEWQEALVWVYFHSNIPEFNKVECWGPLNEAAAPTSGVHKEEIQPNPSSNWELLPEPCQEDCECCFPPFSLITRSQEFPCPSELGFGTQSQESFQQKSQES; from the exons ATGGGCACTTTGACTGCTGCTCCTGTGCTTCCATCAAAGCTAAAACAATCTTCACTCTTTAAGCAGCaaagctctctctttctttatagAAGATCTAGGCCCAAGCAAAAGAACCTTACTATTGTTCCT GTAGCGAGGTTGTTTGGGCCATCGATATTTGAAGCTTCAAAGCTGAAGGTACTGTTTTTAGGAGTGGATGAAAAGAAACATCCAGGGAAGCTTCCAAGGACCTATACACTTACACATAGTGATGTTACTTCTAAGCTCACTTTGGCTATCTCACAGACGATAAACAACTCTCAG CTGCAAGGGTGGTACAATAGATTGCAAAGAGATGAAGTGGTGGCAGAGTGGAAGAAAGTAAAGGGGAAGATGTCTCTACATGTTCATTGTCATATAAGTGGAGGccattttcttttggatttgttTGCTAGGCTTAGATTCTTCATCTTCTACAAAGAACTCCCTATg GTTTTGAAGGCCTTTGTTCATGGAGATGGAAATTTGTTCAACCACCACCCGGAATGGCAGGAGGCTTTGGTTTGGGTTTACTTTCACTCCAACATCCCGGAATTCAACAAAGTCGAATGCTGGGGCCCCCTAAATGAAGCTGCAGCACCTACCAGTGGGGTCCATAAGGAAGAGATTCAGCCAAACCCATCAAGCAATTGGGAATTATTACCAGAGCCATGCCAAGAAGATTGTGAATGTTGCTTTCCACCATTTAGCTTGATCACACGGTCACAAGAGTTTCCTTGTCCGAGTGAACTTGGTTTTGGGACCCAATCCCAAGAGAGCTTTCAGCAAAAATCCCAAGAGAGCTAA
- the LOC142612082 gene encoding uncharacterized protein LOC142612082, with protein MDDHFGFGRLRAPETVIHAIWECPAAQDVWAGSSIMMQKCATNFHDFMQLFEVLLNRLDAAGMEIFVVQAWTVWNQRNSMVHGGQMKHPCWLNKRAADYMEEYRIAQEQLVVSNTISSGHHWQPPPQNIYKLNFDAAVFMEQQCSGVGAIIRNAQGEVMAGMSAKGSYVRDSEEAEALACRQAVVFAMEAGFSELVVEGDNSTVMRAISDVSYCNSLLGYIYDDICVYLNGMRQISISCVKRGGNMAAHSLARYAKNVDDVIYWIEDSPLPAVEALYQDSLHNIE; from the exons ATGGATGACCATTTCGGTTTTGGTAGATTG AGAGCTCCAGAGACCGTGATTCATGCCATTTGGGAGTGTCCAGCAGCCCAAGATGTGTGGGCGGGTAGTTCCATCATGATGCAGAAATGTGCTACTAACTTTCATGATTTTATGCAGCTTTTTGAGGTATTGTTGAACAGACTTGATGCAGCTGGGATGGAGATCTTTGTGGTGCAAGCTTGGACTGTGTGGAACCAGAGGAACTCAATGGTGCATGGCGGACAGATGAAGCATCCTTGTTGGTTGAACAAACGAGCGGCAGATTACATGGAAGAGTACAGAATAGCGCAAGAGCAACTGGTTGTCTCGAACACAATATCAAGTGGACACCATTGGCAGCCTCCACCTCAgaatatttataaattgaattttgatgcaGCTGTGTTCATGGAGCAGCAGTGTTCTGGGGTTGGAGCAATAATCAGAAATGCTCAAGGGGAAGTAATGGCTGGGATGTCGGCTAAGGGGTCCTATGTGAGAGATAGCGAAGAGGCTGAAGCTTTGGCGTGTCGACAGGCAGTGGTTTTTGCCATGGAAGCTGGATTTTCAGAGCTTGTAGTTGAAGGCGATAACAGCACAGTAATGAGAGCTATATCAGATGTGTCCTACTGTAACTCCTTACTTGGATATATTTATGATGATATTTGTGTTTATCTGAATGGGATGAGGCAGATTTCAATCAGTTGTGTTAAGCGAGGGGGGAATATGGCTGCGCATTCTTTAGCTAGGTATGCAAAAAATGTTGATGATGTAATCTATTGGATAGAGGATTCACCACTGCCGGCGGTGGAGGCTTTGTACCAAGACTCTTTACATAATATTGAATGA